In one Shewanella loihica PV-4 genomic region, the following are encoded:
- the lolD gene encoding lipoprotein-releasing ABC transporter ATP-binding protein LolD, with protein sequence MTQQDNSLLLQVSNVSKRYHEGSIDTQVLSGVNLSIAKGEQVAIIGSSGSGKSTLLHIMGTLDKPSSGQVMFDGEDLYQLSPSRQAAIRNQELGFIYQFHHLLPEFTALENVAMPGLIQKRPRQEVEQEAKELLSRVGLGHRLHHTPAEMSGGERQRTAIARALINRPKLVLADEPTGNLDAASGDSVYELIRELGSQLGTAFVVVTHDPKLAARMDRQLKMQDGQLSAWEMA encoded by the coding sequence ATGACCCAACAGGACAACTCTTTGTTACTTCAAGTCAGTAACGTCAGCAAACGCTACCACGAGGGGAGTATAGATACTCAGGTGCTGAGCGGCGTTAATCTCAGTATCGCCAAGGGCGAGCAGGTGGCTATCATCGGCAGTTCTGGCTCGGGTAAGAGTACCTTGCTGCACATCATGGGCACGCTGGACAAACCCAGCAGCGGTCAGGTGATGTTCGACGGAGAAGATCTTTACCAGCTTTCCCCCTCGCGTCAGGCGGCGATCCGCAACCAGGAGCTGGGATTTATCTATCAGTTCCATCATCTGTTGCCCGAGTTTACCGCCCTTGAGAATGTGGCTATGCCTGGGCTCATTCAAAAGCGCCCGCGTCAGGAAGTCGAGCAGGAGGCCAAAGAGCTGCTCAGCCGCGTGGGCCTTGGCCACCGACTACATCATACCCCGGCGGAGATGTCAGGTGGCGAGCGCCAACGCACCGCGATAGCCAGGGCGCTGATCAATCGTCCTAAGTTGGTGTTGGCCGATGAGCCAACGGGCAACCTGGACGCGGCCAGCGGCGATAGTGTCTATGAGCTTATTCGAGAGCTGGGTAGCCAGCTGGGTACGGCCTTTGTGGTGGTCACCCATGATCCTAAGCTTGCGGCGCGCATGGACAGACAGCTGAAGATGCAAGATGGTCAGTTAAGCGCCTGGGAGATGGCATGA
- the lolE gene encoding lipoprotein-releasing ABC transporter permease subunit LolE, whose amino-acid sequence MRERLAFWVGWRFYMARQSNRFISFISFASTAGIALGVAVLITVLSAMNGFEKELEQRLLGVVPHGELTGVNEPLHDWPKIAEDAKKIPGINASAPFVRIQGLIQKPGGFQGLTVIGITPELEAKVSNIRDFMPDAAWQALASKENNIVLGKGLADALGLSLGNTLSLYTPNLASQSTGRGLGSAKSHQFKVAGIFALGGELDLTTAYISLDYGAELLGLGDGVSGIRIKVDDVFAAPQLIRTLGYSQSQYMYLSDWTRTQGHLYQDIQLVRAVMYLVLALVIAVACFNIVSTLVMAVRDKQSEIAILLTMGMAKATIMGIFVVQGALNGLLGCLIGAGLGITLALNLSAIASGIEQLFGVQLLSADVYFIDFLPSQLHLLDVALVVSLALLMSLLATLYPAWKASRIHPAEALAGR is encoded by the coding sequence ATGAGAGAGAGACTCGCCTTCTGGGTAGGCTGGCGCTTCTACATGGCGCGTCAGTCCAATCGTTTCATCAGCTTCATCTCCTTTGCCTCTACCGCGGGCATCGCCCTGGGGGTCGCCGTGTTGATCACTGTGCTGTCGGCCATGAACGGCTTCGAGAAGGAGCTTGAGCAGCGCCTGCTGGGCGTAGTGCCCCATGGTGAGCTGACCGGGGTGAATGAGCCGCTGCATGACTGGCCTAAAATTGCCGAGGATGCCAAGAAGATCCCCGGTATTAATGCCAGCGCACCATTTGTGCGTATTCAGGGCCTGATCCAGAAACCCGGTGGCTTTCAGGGGCTAACGGTTATCGGTATCACGCCGGAATTAGAAGCAAAAGTTTCCAACATCCGTGATTTCATGCCGGATGCGGCCTGGCAGGCACTGGCCAGCAAAGAAAACAATATCGTCCTGGGTAAGGGGCTGGCCGATGCGCTGGGGCTGTCGCTGGGTAACACCCTGAGCCTCTACACGCCAAACCTTGCCAGTCAGTCAACGGGACGCGGCCTTGGCTCGGCCAAGAGTCATCAGTTTAAGGTGGCGGGAATTTTTGCGCTTGGCGGTGAGCTAGATCTGACCACTGCCTACATCTCGCTGGATTATGGCGCCGAGCTGTTGGGGCTGGGGGATGGCGTGAGCGGGATCCGCATCAAGGTTGACGATGTCTTTGCCGCGCCGCAGCTGATCCGCACCTTGGGCTATAGCCAGTCGCAATATATGTACCTTTCCGATTGGACCCGTACCCAAGGCCATCTCTATCAGGATATTCAGCTGGTGCGCGCCGTGATGTATCTGGTGCTGGCGCTGGTGATCGCCGTGGCCTGTTTCAATATCGTCTCGACCCTAGTGATGGCGGTACGTGACAAGCAGTCGGAGATCGCCATCTTGCTGACCATGGGGATGGCCAAGGCCACCATCATGGGGATCTTTGTGGTGCAGGGCGCGCTAAATGGGCTGTTGGGTTGCTTGATTGGTGCGGGGCTGGGGATCACCCTTGCGCTGAACCTCAGTGCTATCGCCAGCGGTATCGAGCAGCTGTTTGGCGTGCAGCTCTTATCGGCCGATGTCTATTTCATCGACTTCTTACCTTCACAGCTACATCTTCTGGATGTGGCGCTGGTGGTGTCTCTGGCCTTGCTGATGAGCCTATTGGCCACCCTCTATCCCGCCTGGAAGGCGAGTCGTATTCATCCCGCCGAGGCATTGGCTGGGCGATAA
- a CDS encoding diguanylate cyclase domain-containing protein: MHLNSNRKHVAIFALLSCLFLLASVITISALTKYFVDNEIQQEEENLRKNLALIRFNFEATIYKDTYLADSLATVVTIDPEFAMKNWHVIAAKLLDKAQYVRNVAIAPNNVISLVYPLKGNEAAVGFDFRTQPNQLKTVLLAKEQQSVYIAGPVNLVQGGLGLIARYPIFADYPKNTQYWGGVSVVMNYNQLLHDTGITQFQGGDIAIKKQITANEPEQVFYGDASIFDNADVIYPIKLPSATWNMAARFHIENLERIGQLRLGIGGIGTIAAFTLYMLMLLLFRNYQHTHRAALHDELTHLPNRRFIINELDRLMNKPNQPPFTLLNIDLNDFKGVNDELGHEAGDELLKYIANRLVTEVGIKGSVARFGGDEFLILLYELTDMQEIEEIMAHITQAIESQPFSWQSQQLTPSLSIGYAIYDGQNADIKELLSDADKRMYQQKRAYRESR; this comes from the coding sequence ATGCACTTAAATTCAAATAGAAAACATGTTGCGATCTTCGCACTGCTCTCCTGCTTGTTTCTGCTCGCCTCAGTGATCACCATCAGTGCGCTAACAAAATACTTTGTCGACAATGAGATCCAGCAAGAAGAGGAAAACCTGCGCAAGAACCTGGCGCTGATCCGCTTTAACTTCGAGGCCACCATCTACAAAGACACCTATCTGGCCGATAGCCTGGCCACTGTGGTGACTATAGATCCCGAATTTGCCATGAAAAACTGGCATGTGATAGCCGCTAAATTGCTCGACAAGGCGCAATACGTGCGCAACGTCGCCATCGCGCCAAACAATGTTATCTCCTTAGTCTATCCCCTCAAAGGCAACGAAGCGGCAGTTGGATTCGACTTTCGCACCCAGCCAAACCAGCTAAAGACTGTATTACTGGCCAAGGAGCAGCAGTCGGTGTATATCGCCGGCCCGGTAAATCTAGTGCAAGGCGGATTGGGACTCATCGCACGCTACCCTATCTTCGCCGACTACCCCAAAAACACCCAATACTGGGGCGGGGTGAGCGTAGTGATGAACTATAACCAATTACTCCATGACACAGGGATCACCCAGTTTCAAGGGGGCGATATCGCCATCAAGAAACAGATCACCGCCAACGAACCCGAACAGGTTTTCTACGGTGATGCCAGCATCTTCGACAATGCCGATGTGATCTACCCCATCAAGTTACCCAGCGCCACCTGGAATATGGCAGCAAGGTTTCATATTGAGAATCTCGAACGCATCGGCCAGCTGCGCCTTGGCATAGGCGGTATAGGTACGATCGCGGCCTTTACCTTGTATATGCTGATGCTACTCCTGTTTCGCAACTATCAGCACACCCACAGGGCGGCGCTGCACGATGAATTGACCCACCTACCTAATCGGCGCTTCATCATCAACGAACTCGACCGTCTGATGAACAAACCAAATCAGCCCCCTTTTACCCTGCTCAACATAGATCTCAACGACTTTAAAGGGGTTAACGACGAGCTGGGGCATGAAGCGGGCGATGAGCTGCTAAAATATATCGCCAATCGTCTTGTGACAGAGGTTGGTATTAAGGGCTCGGTCGCCCGATTTGGCGGCGATGAGTTTCTGATCTTGCTCTATGAGCTCACCGACATGCAGGAAATCGAGGAGATCATGGCGCATATCACCCAGGCGATAGAATCCCAGCCCTTTAGCTGGCAGTCACAACAACTGACGCCCTCACTCAGCATAGGCTATGCAATCTATGATGGTCAGAATGCCGACATCAAAGAGTTGCTCTCAGATGCCGACAAGCGGATGTATCAACAAAAACGCGCCTACCGGGAAAGTCGCTAA